The Felis catus isolate Fca126 chromosome X, F.catus_Fca126_mat1.0, whole genome shotgun sequence genome includes a region encoding these proteins:
- the PNCK gene encoding calcium/calmodulin-dependent protein kinase type 1B isoform X1, with protein MLLLKKQTEDISSVYEIREKLGSGAFSEVVLAQERGSSHLVALKCIPKKALRGKEALVENEIAVLRRVSHPNIVALEDVHESPSHLYLAMELRVPAALRVTGGELFDRIMERGSYTEKDASHLVGQVLGAVSYLHSLGIVHRDLKPENLLYATPFEDSKIMVSDFGLSKIQTGNVLGTACGTPGYVAPELLEQKPYGKAVDVWALGVISYILLCGYPPFYDESDPELFSQILRASYEFDSPFWDDISESAKDFIRHLLERDPQKRFTCQQALQHLWISGDAAFDKDILGSVSEQIQKNFARTHWKRAFNATSFLRHIRKLGQSPESEEASGRRMARHSHPGLGSGQPPKW; from the exons ATGCTGCTGCTCAAGAAACAGACGGAAGACATCAGCAGCGTCTATGAGATCCGGGAGAAGCTCGGCTC ggGCGCCTTCTCTGAGGTGGTGTTGGCCCAGGAGCGGGGCTCCTCACACCTCGTCGCCCTCAAGTGCATCCCCAAGAAGGCCCTTCGAGGCAAGGAGGCCCTGGTGGAGAACGAAATCGCCGTGCTCCGCAG GGTCAGCCACCCCAACATTGTGGCTCTGGAGGACGTCCACGAGAGCCCTTCCCACCTCTACCTGGCCATGGAGCt CCGAGTCCCCGCTGCCCTCAGGGTGACGGGGGGCGAGCTGTTTGACCGCATCATGGAGCGTGGCTCCTACACAGAGAAGGACGCCAGCCACCTAGTGGGCCAGGTCCTGGGCGCCGTCTCCTACCTGCACAGCTTGGGCATCGTGCACCGAGACCTCAAG CCGGAAAACCTCCTCTACGCTACACCCTTTGAGGACTCCAAGATCATGGTCTCCGACTTTGGCCTCTCCAAAATCCAGACTGGCAATGTGCTGGGCACCGCCTGTGGGACCCCAGGATATGTGG CCCCGGAGCTCTTGGAGCAGAAACCCTATGGGAAGGCTGTGGATGTGTGGGCCCTGGGTGTCATCTCCTACATCTT GCTGTGTGGGTACCCCCCTTTCTACGACGAGAGCGACCCTGAACTCTTCAGCCAGATCCTGAGGGCCAGCTATGAGTTTGACTCTCCCTTTTGGGATGACATCTCAGAATCAG CCAAAGACTTCATCCGGCACCTTCTGGAGCGAGACCCACAGAAGAGGTTCACCTGCCAGCAGGCTTTACAGCATCTTTG GATCTCTGGGGACGCAGCCTTTGACAAGGACATcctgggctcagtcagtgagcagATCCAGAAGAATTTTGCCCGGACTCACTGGAAG CGAGCATTCAACGCCACTTCCTTCCTGCGTCACATCCGCAAGCTGGGGCAGAGCCCGGAGAGCGAGGAGGCCTCAGGGCGGAGGATGGCCCGCCACAGCCACCCTGGCCTCGGGTCTGGCCAGCCCCCCAAGTGGTGA
- the PNCK gene encoding calcium/calmodulin-dependent protein kinase type 1B isoform X2: MLLLKKQTEDISSVYEIREKLGSGAFSEVVLAQERGSSHLVALKCIPKKALRGKEALVENEIAVLRRVSHPNIVALEDVHESPSHLYLAMELVTGGELFDRIMERGSYTEKDASHLVGQVLGAVSYLHSLGIVHRDLKPENLLYATPFEDSKIMVSDFGLSKIQTGNVLGTACGTPGYVAPELLEQKPYGKAVDVWALGVISYILLCGYPPFYDESDPELFSQILRASYEFDSPFWDDISESAKDFIRHLLERDPQKRFTCQQALQHLWISGDAAFDKDILGSVSEQIQKNFARTHWKRAFNATSFLRHIRKLGQSPESEEASGRRMARHSHPGLGSGQPPKW, from the exons ATGCTGCTGCTCAAGAAACAGACGGAAGACATCAGCAGCGTCTATGAGATCCGGGAGAAGCTCGGCTC ggGCGCCTTCTCTGAGGTGGTGTTGGCCCAGGAGCGGGGCTCCTCACACCTCGTCGCCCTCAAGTGCATCCCCAAGAAGGCCCTTCGAGGCAAGGAGGCCCTGGTGGAGAACGAAATCGCCGTGCTCCGCAG GGTCAGCCACCCCAACATTGTGGCTCTGGAGGACGTCCACGAGAGCCCTTCCCACCTCTACCTGGCCATGGAGCt GGTGACGGGGGGCGAGCTGTTTGACCGCATCATGGAGCGTGGCTCCTACACAGAGAAGGACGCCAGCCACCTAGTGGGCCAGGTCCTGGGCGCCGTCTCCTACCTGCACAGCTTGGGCATCGTGCACCGAGACCTCAAG CCGGAAAACCTCCTCTACGCTACACCCTTTGAGGACTCCAAGATCATGGTCTCCGACTTTGGCCTCTCCAAAATCCAGACTGGCAATGTGCTGGGCACCGCCTGTGGGACCCCAGGATATGTGG CCCCGGAGCTCTTGGAGCAGAAACCCTATGGGAAGGCTGTGGATGTGTGGGCCCTGGGTGTCATCTCCTACATCTT GCTGTGTGGGTACCCCCCTTTCTACGACGAGAGCGACCCTGAACTCTTCAGCCAGATCCTGAGGGCCAGCTATGAGTTTGACTCTCCCTTTTGGGATGACATCTCAGAATCAG CCAAAGACTTCATCCGGCACCTTCTGGAGCGAGACCCACAGAAGAGGTTCACCTGCCAGCAGGCTTTACAGCATCTTTG GATCTCTGGGGACGCAGCCTTTGACAAGGACATcctgggctcagtcagtgagcagATCCAGAAGAATTTTGCCCGGACTCACTGGAAG CGAGCATTCAACGCCACTTCCTTCCTGCGTCACATCCGCAAGCTGGGGCAGAGCCCGGAGAGCGAGGAGGCCTCAGGGCGGAGGATGGCCCGCCACAGCCACCCTGGCCTCGGGTCTGGCCAGCCCCCCAAGTGGTGA